One Streptomyces sp. B21-105 genomic region harbors:
- a CDS encoding helix-turn-helix domain-containing protein, which produces MQDPPSALARELGQLVHDRRIELGLSQAELAERCGMKQPQISRFEGGGAVPTLPLLRRLAQALGADLTISLTPHDKAA; this is translated from the coding sequence ATGCAGGACCCGCCTTCCGCGCTCGCCCGTGAGCTTGGGCAACTCGTCCACGACCGGCGCATCGAGCTCGGGCTGTCCCAGGCCGAGCTGGCCGAGCGGTGCGGGATGAAGCAGCCGCAGATCTCCCGCTTCGAAGGCGGCGGGGCCGTGCCCACGCTTCCCCTCCTGCGCCGCCTGGCTCAGGCTCTCGGCGCCGACCTGACCATCAGCCTCACCCCGCACGACAAAGCTGCTTGA
- a CDS encoding asparagine synthase-related protein: protein MLSMRLRLADLQEPKWRSQGCRWINGESWIEPANVSTLVMEVNDDQTPRVRVRVKECKRDEVDFVALTMEPGQARLAAGVFGTAPLYLTEKAGELHASWDLTLLRPYMQAERLVPRVVARTLTRQHRYTSETLLEGVYRLTERAAATFTPSGLSIHYPDPSEHVLEPRTLRPGVDPLMALDELLTDVIRQAPTATGCVGVELSGGADSGNVALAVKAARFPEVHSFGLLVGGSTGRQQGERRRALVEHCGFRDTATPAMQHPPFCPGGVRALRRPHDPAGAFYQEAFDVVREQAAVRRCEVMFTGSGGDEINAHHSRTRAELPTPEPVLWLGDKAIRALAEVNEHLAPIPVLPVPTLMAFGMHNPGFLRAGIWPVSPLAHPRIVRFMEQLPHEHKRGKALFRERIRRAGLSEWVAAPAEPENFLAVLEKGLRSYGLPVLDDMLKESILVDLGYVDGKALAKAGRNADSAPVVPDLLCDVLALEVGLRSLM, encoded by the coding sequence ATGCTGTCGATGCGTCTGCGCTTGGCCGATCTCCAGGAGCCCAAGTGGAGATCACAGGGCTGTCGTTGGATCAACGGTGAGAGCTGGATCGAGCCCGCGAACGTGTCCACTCTGGTCATGGAGGTCAACGACGACCAGACGCCGCGCGTACGGGTCCGGGTGAAGGAGTGCAAGCGGGACGAGGTCGACTTCGTCGCACTCACCATGGAGCCCGGACAAGCCCGCCTGGCGGCGGGGGTCTTCGGCACAGCCCCGCTTTATCTGACAGAGAAGGCCGGCGAGCTGCACGCCTCTTGGGACCTGACACTATTGCGACCGTATATGCAGGCCGAGCGCCTGGTGCCGCGTGTTGTCGCCCGCACGCTGACGAGGCAGCACCGCTACACGTCCGAGACGCTCCTCGAAGGCGTCTACCGCCTCACCGAACGGGCGGCGGCCACGTTCACCCCTTCGGGACTCAGCATCCACTACCCCGACCCCAGCGAACACGTACTTGAGCCACGTACGCTGCGGCCCGGCGTTGATCCACTCATGGCTCTGGACGAGTTGCTGACCGACGTGATCCGCCAGGCGCCGACGGCAACCGGATGCGTGGGTGTTGAGCTGTCCGGCGGAGCGGACTCCGGGAACGTCGCCCTGGCCGTGAAAGCAGCCCGCTTCCCCGAGGTACACAGCTTCGGCCTGCTGGTGGGAGGAAGCACCGGCAGGCAACAGGGCGAGCGGCGCCGGGCCCTTGTGGAGCACTGCGGCTTCCGGGACACGGCCACCCCCGCCATGCAGCACCCACCCTTCTGCCCCGGCGGCGTGCGCGCTCTGCGCAGGCCGCACGATCCGGCGGGAGCCTTTTACCAGGAGGCGTTCGATGTCGTGCGCGAGCAGGCAGCCGTCCGGCGGTGCGAGGTCATGTTCACGGGCAGCGGCGGGGACGAGATCAACGCCCACCACTCCAGGACACGGGCCGAACTGCCGACGCCGGAACCCGTGCTGTGGCTCGGCGACAAAGCAATCCGAGCGCTCGCCGAAGTCAACGAGCACCTGGCCCCCATTCCGGTGCTGCCCGTCCCGACCCTGATGGCGTTCGGGATGCACAACCCCGGATTCCTCCGGGCCGGAATCTGGCCGGTGAGTCCGCTCGCGCACCCGCGGATCGTGCGGTTCATGGAGCAGCTACCGCACGAGCACAAGCGAGGCAAGGCGTTGTTCCGCGAGCGGATCCGGCGGGCCGGGCTGTCCGAGTGGGTGGCCGCGCCGGCCGAACCGGAGAACTTCCTGGCCGTCCTGGAGAAGGGTTTGCGTTCCTACGGCTTGCCGGTCTTGGACGACATGCTGAAGGAGTCCATCCTGGTGGACCTCGGCTACGTTGACGGCAAGGCTCTCGCCAAGGCGGGGAGGAACGCCGACTCCGCGCCGGTCGTCCCCGATCTGCTGTGCGATGTGCTCGCCCTGGAGGTCGGGCTGCGAAGCCTCATGTGA
- a CDS encoding tetratricopeptide repeat protein gives MAKREPNAALGRLLAESRWTHRQFARAVNRVGTETGIPLRYDESAVSHWLGGTVPRGAVRACILEALSRHLGRPVTHAEAGLPVPRDRSSAAADTVEGVIDLGRLDMDPSRRSVLGAGLFSVAVTIPGWPDVVGRADAVQSGRTSRIGMNEVDMVVAMTERVSELDDEFGGRHARPMAASFMVNTVASYLRADASEDVRKAMLSAASDLLYLTGYMAVDEGLHGLAQRYYVKALELAGAAEDHLTYCTTLRGMSVQAVDLRHGAKAMELADAAAAASPKAGPRMLAFLVGQQAHAAAQTGDRTGALRYIREAEEAMDRAESRGKTFGSYDPSSLNYHASQVRYELGDKAGAVEAMQQADRLRPSVYQRTRVHRRGLLAERQLELGHLEAACVTWHQALDDYPKVQSGRADERVKAMFGLLRPHLKNATARDLYDRARTLAPPSLVT, from the coding sequence ATGGCCAAGCGTGAACCGAACGCGGCGCTCGGGCGCCTGCTCGCCGAGAGCCGCTGGACTCACCGCCAGTTCGCACGGGCGGTGAACCGCGTCGGTACGGAGACCGGGATCCCTCTGCGTTACGACGAGTCGGCGGTGAGCCACTGGCTCGGCGGCACCGTCCCGCGTGGTGCGGTGCGCGCATGCATCCTCGAAGCCCTCTCCCGCCACCTCGGCCGCCCCGTCACCCATGCCGAGGCCGGGCTGCCCGTTCCACGCGATCGCTCCTCCGCGGCTGCGGATACCGTGGAAGGGGTGATCGACCTGGGGAGGCTGGATATGGACCCGTCCCGCCGCAGTGTCCTGGGTGCCGGCCTGTTCTCCGTGGCCGTCACCATTCCCGGCTGGCCTGATGTGGTTGGGCGTGCCGACGCCGTCCAGTCCGGCCGCACGAGTCGCATCGGCATGAACGAAGTGGACATGGTCGTCGCCATGACCGAGCGTGTCTCGGAGCTGGACGACGAGTTCGGCGGCCGTCACGCACGCCCCATGGCGGCCTCGTTCATGGTCAACACTGTGGCCTCCTACCTGCGCGCCGACGCGTCCGAGGACGTACGCAAGGCGATGCTGTCCGCCGCCTCGGACCTGCTCTACCTGACCGGCTACATGGCTGTGGACGAGGGGCTGCACGGTCTCGCGCAGCGCTACTACGTCAAGGCCCTGGAGCTGGCTGGCGCTGCCGAGGACCATCTGACGTACTGCACCACCCTGCGGGGCATGAGCGTCCAGGCAGTCGACCTCCGCCACGGGGCGAAGGCCATGGAGCTGGCCGACGCCGCTGCCGCCGCCTCCCCGAAAGCCGGGCCCCGGATGCTGGCCTTCCTCGTCGGCCAGCAGGCGCACGCCGCCGCGCAGACCGGCGACCGTACGGGCGCGCTGCGCTACATCCGGGAAGCCGAGGAAGCCATGGACCGCGCCGAGTCACGCGGAAAGACGTTCGGCTCCTACGACCCTTCTTCGCTCAACTACCACGCCAGCCAGGTACGTTACGAACTCGGTGACAAGGCCGGAGCCGTCGAAGCCATGCAGCAAGCGGACCGGCTCCGCCCCAGCGTGTACCAGCGCACACGAGTACACCGTCGTGGCCTGTTGGCAGAGCGGCAGTTGGAACTCGGCCACCTGGAAGCGGCCTGCGTCACCTGGCACCAGGCCCTCGACGACTACCCCAAGGTGCAGTCCGGCCGCGCCGACGAGCGCGTGAAGGCGATGTTCGGTCTCTTGCGCCCTCATCTGAAGAACGCGACGGCCCGGGACCTGTACGACCGAGCACGGACGCTCGCACCACCGTCGCTGGTCACCTGA
- a CDS encoding polymorphic toxin-type HINT domain-containing protein — MVATDTHPFWVPDLKEWVEAGDLQVGQMLRTSAGTHVQITAASHYTKRQRTHDLTIEDIHAYYVLAGATPVLFTTAVDLSMKQVESMALRPAQAPEG; from the coding sequence ATCGTCGCCACCGACACCCACCCCTTCTGGGTCCCCGACCTGAAGGAATGGGTCGAGGCCGGTGACCTCCAAGTCGGCCAGATGCTCCGCACCAGCGCCGGCACCCACGTCCAGATCACCGCAGCCAGCCACTACACCAAGCGCCAACGCACACACGACCTCACCATCGAGGACATCCACGCGTACTATGTGCTGGCGGGCGCCACTCCGGTATTGTTCACAACTGCGGTGGATCTCTCTATGAAGCAGGTGGAAAGCATGGCGCTACGGCCCGCTCAAGCTCCAGAGGGGTAA
- a CDS encoding DUF262 domain-containing protein, whose protein sequence is MRADTVDLRRIFGRDIRYTVPLFQRPYVWTRDDNWAALWEDIRRTVERVERAAQTGDTVAPHFLGAVVFDETPYLSSNLETRQVIDGQQRLTTLQLFLFAARLSATVLDHERSVRLLSKFLENDEDLFDSGRHPDHRYKVWPTNADRNEFRSVMLGEGGDGRLAGAVAYFQQEIDAWLAECPEPHERLGTLVQTMREQLRLVIIDLEEHDDAQVVFETLNSRGTPLEHADLIKNLLFRNAEHCGADVDRLYKAYWAPFDQDEWRTEQTTGRITRSRLDVSLTYWLTMRTGREFTASSLFKEFEHWLNSASARSEDVFAELARYAEIYDRIDQHPLHGVEGRFLYRMKVMQTSTPMPLLLFLYGLDDAVLPAERRHRAIRAIDSYLVRRAILNLSSRDYNNVFRDLVTAASRQPEHADEVIIKALSAMQGHHRQWPTDTEFRTALEQDPIYTRLYRHRVRILLEALQKVPGQPRAPHDRRPRPAREEPLTQHPTPTGCTRRLHRRDRTDAGAPVTLSPHPFNLSVNYCRQTLQHIPEAPP, encoded by the coding sequence ATGAGAGCGGACACCGTCGATCTGCGGCGCATCTTCGGCAGGGATATCCGGTACACGGTGCCCTTGTTCCAGCGGCCGTACGTATGGACCAGGGACGACAATTGGGCAGCCCTGTGGGAGGACATTCGCCGCACCGTCGAGCGGGTCGAACGGGCCGCGCAGACCGGTGACACGGTGGCGCCGCATTTTCTGGGCGCGGTGGTCTTCGACGAGACGCCCTACCTATCGTCGAACCTGGAGACCCGCCAGGTCATCGACGGCCAGCAGCGGCTGACGACACTTCAGCTGTTTCTGTTCGCGGCCCGGCTGTCGGCGACGGTACTCGACCACGAGAGGTCGGTGCGACTGCTGAGCAAGTTCCTGGAGAACGACGAGGACCTGTTCGACAGCGGCCGGCATCCGGACCATCGCTACAAAGTGTGGCCCACCAACGCCGACCGCAACGAGTTCCGCTCCGTGATGCTCGGAGAAGGAGGAGACGGCCGTCTCGCTGGGGCTGTCGCCTATTTTCAGCAGGAGATCGACGCGTGGCTGGCGGAATGCCCTGAGCCGCACGAACGCCTCGGAACGCTCGTACAGACGATGCGGGAGCAGTTGCGTCTGGTCATCATCGACCTGGAGGAGCACGACGATGCGCAGGTCGTCTTCGAAACGCTCAACAGCCGCGGTACTCCCCTGGAACATGCGGATCTGATCAAGAACCTGCTCTTTCGCAACGCCGAACACTGCGGAGCGGACGTCGACCGGCTCTACAAGGCGTATTGGGCTCCCTTCGACCAGGACGAGTGGCGCACCGAGCAGACGACCGGCCGCATCACACGCAGCCGCCTCGACGTCTCCCTGACCTACTGGCTCACGATGCGCACAGGGCGCGAGTTCACCGCTTCCTCCCTGTTCAAGGAGTTCGAGCACTGGCTGAACTCGGCCAGCGCTCGCAGCGAGGACGTCTTCGCCGAACTAGCGCGGTACGCCGAGATCTACGACCGGATCGACCAGCACCCACTGCACGGCGTCGAGGGCCGTTTCCTCTATCGGATGAAGGTCATGCAGACCTCCACCCCGATGCCCCTGCTCCTTTTCCTGTACGGCCTCGACGACGCCGTACTGCCGGCGGAGCGGCGGCACCGTGCCATCCGGGCGATCGACAGCTACCTCGTCCGCCGGGCGATCCTCAACCTGAGCAGCCGCGACTACAACAACGTCTTCCGTGACCTCGTCACAGCCGCGTCCCGACAGCCCGAGCACGCGGACGAGGTGATCATCAAGGCGCTCTCAGCCATGCAGGGCCATCACCGCCAGTGGCCCACGGACACGGAGTTCCGTACCGCACTGGAACAAGACCCCATCTACACCCGCCTCTACCGCCACCGCGTCCGCATCCTCCTCGAAGCGCTTCAAAAAGTCCCTGGCCAACCTCGCGCCCCGCACGATCGAAGACCTCGCCCCGCTCGTGAAGAACCGCTTACGCAGCATCCAACGCCGACCGGATGCACTCGACGGCTTCATCGCCGAGACCGGACTGACGCTGGAGCCCCCGTAACCCTGTCACCCCACCCTTTCAACCTCAGCGTCAACTACTGCCGTCAGACACTCCAGCACATTCCAGAGGCCCCACCGTAA
- a CDS encoding IS481 family transposase, giving the protein MSVVEQRYRAVLAVLAGATVTEVAARLGVSRQTVSGWKSRYEASGLAGLADRSRRPASCPHQASAEAEAAVCELRRKHPKWGPRRIAHVMERSGTVTPVPSRMTVYRVLVRHGLVEPGVRRRKRSDYKRWQRDRPMQLWQMDIVGGVMLVDPVAGELTEAKVVTGVDDHSRYCVIASVVERATGRAVCAAFVRALQAFGVPEEVLTDNGKQFTDRFGQGGEVLFDRICRENWIAHRLTQPASPTTTGKVERFHQTLRRELLDDCGAFESIEAAQAALDRWVQEYNSMRPHQALDMQSPADRFTPAPEEERDVLGLKIPGVLALVPQQRTPPADPEPDPEPDPEPDPEPDPEPDPEPDPEPEPVPGEASAVPAALPEVVPAVVPVEPGGPVEFERVVPASGNLQVAGKQFWLGPARSGLTVTFWADTSVIHLLIAGARIKTVRSHLSVADLGRLAARGGRAAGPAPLPAGDGAAVEVDRVVNNSGLVGLGGRQVLAAEILGGRQVGIRIDGETLSFFDLSSRELLRVRPNPLTSEEVRRLRGLRPAGPPPRPRVEPVRVQRRVSAVGTVMVCRQTVSLGRPYAGQTVTVHVSDTTISVDLDGQVRVIRRTTDIPVRHVKANKPHKISDVV; this is encoded by the coding sequence TTGTCGGTTGTCGAGCAGAGATACCGGGCTGTCCTGGCCGTGCTGGCGGGTGCGACGGTGACGGAGGTCGCCGCCCGGCTGGGTGTGTCCAGGCAGACGGTCAGCGGGTGGAAGTCCCGGTATGAGGCCTCGGGTCTGGCGGGGCTGGCGGATCGTTCCCGTAGGCCGGCGTCGTGTCCGCATCAGGCCTCTGCCGAGGCCGAGGCGGCGGTGTGCGAGCTGCGGCGCAAGCACCCGAAGTGGGGTCCGCGGCGGATCGCTCATGTGATGGAGCGGTCCGGGACAGTCACGCCGGTGCCGTCGCGGATGACCGTGTATCGGGTCCTGGTCCGTCATGGGCTGGTGGAGCCGGGGGTGCGGCGCCGGAAGCGGTCGGATTACAAGCGCTGGCAGCGGGATCGGCCGATGCAGCTGTGGCAGATGGACATTGTCGGCGGCGTGATGCTGGTCGACCCGGTGGCCGGGGAGCTGACCGAGGCCAAGGTCGTGACGGGTGTGGATGACCATTCCCGGTACTGCGTGATCGCGTCGGTGGTGGAGCGGGCGACCGGGCGGGCGGTCTGCGCGGCCTTCGTCCGGGCCTTGCAGGCGTTCGGGGTGCCGGAGGAGGTGCTGACCGACAACGGCAAGCAGTTCACCGACCGGTTCGGGCAGGGCGGTGAGGTGCTGTTCGACCGGATCTGCCGGGAGAACTGGATCGCGCACCGGCTGACGCAGCCGGCGTCGCCGACCACGACGGGCAAGGTCGAGCGGTTCCATCAGACACTGCGGCGCGAACTTCTGGACGACTGCGGCGCGTTCGAGAGCATCGAGGCGGCTCAGGCGGCGCTGGATCGGTGGGTGCAGGAGTACAACTCGATGCGACCGCATCAGGCCCTGGACATGCAGTCTCCTGCCGATCGGTTCACGCCGGCGCCCGAGGAGGAGCGGGATGTCCTGGGCCTGAAGATTCCCGGAGTGCTGGCGCTGGTGCCGCAGCAGCGGACACCTCCAGCGGACCCGGAGCCGGACCCGGAGCCGGACCCGGAGCCGGACCCGGAGCCGGACCCGGAGCCGGACCCGGAGCCGGACCCGGAGCCGGAGCCGGTTCCGGGTGAAGCCTCGGCTGTGCCCGCCGCCCTGCCTGAGGTGGTCCCGGCAGTGGTGCCGGTGGAGCCCGGTGGGCCGGTGGAGTTCGAGCGGGTGGTGCCGGCGAGTGGGAATCTGCAGGTCGCGGGCAAGCAGTTCTGGCTTGGCCCGGCCCGCTCAGGGCTGACGGTGACGTTCTGGGCAGACACCTCGGTGATCCATCTGCTGATCGCGGGAGCACGGATCAAGACCGTGCGGTCGCACTTGTCGGTGGCGGATCTGGGACGGCTGGCTGCCCGGGGCGGACGTGCGGCGGGACCGGCCCCGCTTCCGGCCGGCGACGGGGCGGCGGTCGAGGTCGACCGGGTGGTGAACAACAGCGGTCTGGTGGGCCTGGGCGGGCGCCAGGTGCTGGCGGCGGAGATCCTCGGAGGCCGTCAGGTGGGCATCCGCATCGACGGTGAGACGCTGTCGTTCTTCGACCTGTCCTCGCGGGAGCTGCTGCGGGTGCGACCCAACCCCCTGACCAGCGAGGAAGTCCGTAGGCTGCGAGGTCTGCGGCCCGCCGGCCCGCCGCCACGGCCCCGCGTGGAGCCGGTCCGGGTGCAGCGGCGGGTCAGCGCGGTGGGCACCGTCATGGTCTGCCGACAGACCGTCTCCCTCGGCCGCCCCTACGCAGGGCAGACGGTGACCGTGCATGTGTCGGACACGACGATCAGCGTCGACCTGGACGGCCAGGTCCGGGTCATCCGGCGGACCACCGACATCCCCGTCCGCCACGTGAAGGCGAACAAGCCCCACAAGATTTCCGATGTTGTCTAG
- a CDS encoding tyrosine-type recombinase/integrase produces MTTPRDTPASRRVRANGDGTVYQRKDSRWEAAGYVLAPGNTRKRVRVYGTTRKEALAKLTEKIATSNRGVPVPSAQGSLAAYLTYWLQNVAVHHLRENTHTRYATCIRLHLIPGLGAKKLARLTARDVRTFLDHLRITCQCCTQERDIDRRSCCTIGQCCDKRLSPLTVTYVHSVLKSALEHAVREDDLPRNIARNVKTPSPRPRRFQPFTASEARQFLQAASGDRLHALYELALRTGLRKGELLGLHWEDLDLDAGTANIHRSLQRTRTGGLTTLHTKTRASERRIALPTECVHSLKNHRERQQEERRAVGARWSDSGLVFTTPTGGPLDPANLTRRFGRLLRRAGLRRIRFHDLRHSTATLLLEQGIDLVVIKELLGHAHIGVTAGVYAHVRLRLQRQAIDTLGDALGTGDDDPDDPPAAVVVR; encoded by the coding sequence ATGACCACGCCCCGCGACACCCCCGCCTCCCGCCGCGTCCGCGCCAACGGCGACGGAACCGTCTACCAGCGCAAGGACAGCCGCTGGGAGGCCGCCGGGTACGTCCTCGCCCCCGGTAACACCCGCAAGCGCGTCCGCGTCTACGGCACCACCCGCAAGGAAGCGCTGGCCAAGCTCACCGAGAAGATCGCCACCAGCAACCGCGGCGTCCCCGTTCCTTCTGCGCAGGGCAGCCTGGCCGCGTACCTGACGTACTGGCTTCAGAACGTCGCCGTCCACCATCTCCGCGAGAACACCCACACCCGCTACGCCACCTGCATCCGCCTCCACCTCATCCCCGGCCTCGGCGCGAAGAAACTCGCCCGGCTCACCGCCCGCGACGTCCGCACCTTCCTCGACCACCTCCGCATCACCTGCCAGTGCTGCACCCAGGAACGCGACATCGACCGGCGCTCCTGCTGCACCATCGGACAATGCTGCGACAAGCGCCTGTCGCCGCTGACCGTGACCTACGTCCACTCGGTCCTCAAGTCCGCGCTGGAACACGCCGTCCGCGAAGACGACCTGCCCCGCAACATCGCCCGGAACGTCAAGACCCCCTCGCCCCGCCCCCGGCGCTTCCAACCCTTCACGGCGAGCGAGGCCCGGCAGTTCCTCCAGGCAGCCAGCGGTGACCGGCTGCACGCGCTGTACGAACTCGCCCTACGCACCGGACTCCGCAAGGGCGAACTCCTCGGCCTCCACTGGGAAGACCTCGACCTCGACGCCGGTACCGCCAACATCCACCGCTCCCTCCAGCGCACCCGCACCGGCGGCCTGACCACCCTGCACACCAAGACCCGCGCATCCGAACGCCGCATCGCTCTCCCCACCGAATGCGTCCACTCCCTCAAGAATCACCGGGAGCGCCAGCAGGAGGAACGTCGAGCCGTCGGGGCGCGCTGGTCGGACAGCGGGCTCGTCTTCACCACCCCGACCGGTGGCCCTCTCGACCCCGCCAACCTCACCCGCCGCTTCGGCCGACTCCTCCGCCGTGCCGGGCTCCGCCGCATCCGGTTCCACGACCTGCGCCACTCGACCGCAACTCTGCTCCTGGAGCAGGGCATAGACCTCGTCGTCATCAAGGAACTCCTCGGCCACGCCCATATCGGCGTCACCGCAGGCGTCTACGCCCACGTCCGGCTCCGCCTCCAGCGCCAAGCCATCGACACCCTGGGGGATGCCCTCGGCACCGGGGACGATGACCCTGACGACCCACCCGCCGCAGTCGTAGTCCGCTGA
- a CDS encoding type II toxin-antitoxin system RelE/ParE family toxin, whose amino-acid sequence MDSGRYSIEIEPEVRLWLENIPAHHYKQAERVADLLAEQPTTLDEPHSRHLGGKLRELRFRLGDAHQRITYWLAPGRRVVLLTVFCRTKMREQAEVDRAHAAQRLCEAEHEAAAEHDLYSRNLKENR is encoded by the coding sequence ATGGACAGCGGGCGGTACTCGATCGAGATCGAGCCGGAGGTGCGGCTGTGGCTGGAGAACATTCCCGCCCATCACTACAAGCAGGCCGAACGCGTCGCCGACCTGCTCGCCGAGCAGCCCACCACGCTCGACGAACCGCACTCCCGCCACCTGGGCGGCAAGCTCCGCGAGCTGCGTTTCCGCCTGGGCGATGCCCATCAGCGGATCACCTACTGGCTGGCGCCCGGCCGACGTGTCGTGCTGCTCACCGTGTTTTGCAGGACCAAGATGCGTGAGCAGGCCGAAGTGGACCGCGCCCACGCCGCACAGCGATTGTGCGAGGCAGAGCATGAAGCCGCCGCTGAGCACGACCTCTACAGCCGCAACCTCAAGGAGAACCGATGA
- a CDS encoding helix-turn-helix domain-containing protein: MTAGAELLTVPQVMERLQLGRTAVYDLIRTHQLASITLGRARRIPAHALADFICTRLDQEAAA, encoded by the coding sequence GTGACCGCCGGCGCGGAACTCCTCACCGTCCCCCAGGTCATGGAACGCCTCCAACTCGGCCGCACCGCCGTCTACGACCTCATCCGCACCCACCAACTCGCCTCGATCACCCTCGGCCGCGCCCGCCGCATCCCCGCCCACGCGCTGGCCGACTTCATCTGCACCCGCCTCGACCAGGAAGCCGCCGCATGA
- a CDS encoding helix-turn-helix domain-containing protein — MNHSEWRTRRHRRLLGEHLDADPEYDRVYEEAGLAMTLGKAVYDRRKQLGLSEADLAERMHVDVDDIEGIETAAELPPIAVIMRLARALDLTVDVHLAGGDEPTVTIVAPAA; from the coding sequence ATGAACCACAGCGAATGGAGGACCCGTCGCCACCGCCGGCTGCTGGGCGAACACCTGGACGCTGACCCCGAGTACGACCGGGTCTACGAAGAGGCCGGCCTCGCCATGACGTTGGGCAAGGCCGTCTACGACCGGCGTAAGCAACTCGGTCTGAGCGAGGCCGATCTCGCCGAGCGCATGCACGTCGACGTCGATGACATCGAAGGCATCGAGACGGCCGCCGAGCTGCCGCCCATCGCGGTCATCATGCGCCTGGCCCGCGCACTGGACCTCACGGTGGACGTGCACCTCGCCGGCGGAGACGAGCCCACCGTCACCATCGTCGCCCCCGCGGCCTGA
- a CDS encoding class I SAM-dependent methyltransferase gives MTSPDTEAEQVEATNLLYRDPALYDVVQSDSASAEMCQTLIELHRPDARTLVDFGCGTGRDLEILAKRFECTGVDLQPGLVDYAHQARPRLDIRTGDMRTVRLGKRMDVVTCMGNSLAYVHDNEAISQVFATFAAHARPGALLVLCSPVAPITRTEPTTATVDTPRGPATVTIRHTWDLRTQINTIHRHWALPAGDEARDEIRRRVLFPRELERYAEGAGFEVLDMLDGTGTGLTGPTAYTVARQTPR, from the coding sequence GTGACCAGCCCCGACACGGAAGCCGAGCAAGTGGAAGCCACCAACCTCCTGTACCGCGATCCGGCACTTTACGACGTGGTCCAGTCCGACAGCGCGAGCGCCGAGATGTGCCAGACCCTGATCGAGTTGCACAGGCCGGACGCCCGGACCCTGGTCGACTTCGGATGCGGTACCGGCCGGGACCTGGAGATCCTGGCCAAGCGCTTCGAGTGCACCGGCGTGGACCTCCAGCCCGGCCTGGTCGACTACGCCCACCAGGCCCGGCCCAGGCTGGACATCCGCACCGGCGACATGCGCACCGTGCGACTCGGCAAGCGCATGGACGTGGTGACCTGTATGGGCAACAGCCTCGCCTACGTGCACGACAACGAGGCGATCAGCCAGGTCTTCGCCACCTTCGCCGCCCACGCCCGGCCAGGAGCGCTGCTCGTGCTGTGTTCCCCCGTCGCCCCGATCACCCGGACCGAGCCGACCACTGCCACGGTGGACACCCCGAGAGGCCCCGCCACCGTCACCATCCGCCACACGTGGGACCTGCGGACCCAGATCAACACCATTCATCGGCACTGGGCGCTCCCCGCCGGCGACGAGGCGCGAGACGAGATCCGCAGGCGCGTCCTGTTCCCCCGTGAGCTGGAACGCTACGCGGAGGGCGCCGGCTTCGAGGTCCTGGACATGCTCGACGGCACAGGGACAGGGCTTACCGGCCCCACCGCGTACACGGTGGCCCGGCAAACTCCGCGGTGA
- a CDS encoding winged helix-turn-helix domain-containing protein, whose protein sequence is MTGVVVGRRGRRPAGSGVPLTFEVIAETLRERIRSGGLRPGDALPTQAVLMREFGAASLTVQKAMALLKQDGWAVSRPGKGAFVAHHDHAADNTDDLDGPETTAPVGGTTARVEALERALVNAVEQLADLRGRVEALESGGGGRGH, encoded by the coding sequence GTGACCGGCGTGGTGGTGGGGCGGCGCGGGCGCAGGCCGGCGGGCAGCGGGGTGCCGCTGACGTTCGAGGTGATCGCCGAGACCCTGCGCGAGCGGATCCGCTCGGGCGGGCTGCGGCCGGGGGACGCACTGCCGACGCAGGCCGTGTTGATGCGGGAGTTCGGGGCGGCGAGCCTGACCGTACAGAAGGCCATGGCCCTGCTGAAGCAGGACGGCTGGGCGGTCTCGCGCCCCGGCAAGGGCGCCTTCGTCGCCCACCACGACCACGCCGCCGACAACACTGATGACCTCGACGGCCCGGAGACGACCGCACCCGTCGGCGGGACGACGGCCCGCGTCGAGGCGTTGGAACGGGCACTGGTCAACGCCGTCGAGCAGCTCGCTGACCTCCGTGGCCGCGTCGAGGCTCTGGAGTCAGGCGGCGGCGGGCGGGGCCACTGA